One region of Erwinia tracheiphila genomic DNA includes:
- the tldD gene encoding metalloprotease TldD, translating to MSLNLVSERLLTANNINQADLFSLLGMLSERKLDYADLYFQSSIHESWVLEDRIIKDGSWNIDQGVGVRAVSGEKTGFAYSDQITLAALTQSASAARSIVREQGNGQSHMLGAVVNRQLYPSADPLQSLTREEKIALLHRVDSVARAADKRVQEVSASLSGIYEMVLVAATDGTLAADVRPLVRLSISVQAEEDGKRERGASGGGGRFGYEFFLADESGEMRAEAWAREAVRMALVNLSAVAAPAGALPVVLGAGWPGVLLHEAVGHGLEGDFNRRGTSVFSGQLGQRVASELCTVVDDGTLDGLRGSLAVDDEGVPGQYNVLIENGILKGYMQDKLNARLMGVNPTGNGRRESYAHLPMPRMTNTYMLAGKSTPQDIIESVEYGLFAPNFGGGQVDITSGKFVFSTSEAYMIEKGKVTRPVKGATLIGSGIEAMQQISMVGNDLALDKGVGVCGKEGQSLPVGVGQPTLKLDKITVGGTA from the coding sequence ATGAGTCTGAATCTGGTAAGTGAGCGGTTGCTGACTGCTAACAATATTAATCAAGCCGACCTTTTTTCCCTTCTTGGCATGCTATCTGAACGCAAGCTGGATTACGCCGATCTCTATTTTCAATCCAGTATCCATGAATCCTGGGTTCTGGAAGATCGCATTATCAAAGACGGCTCGTGGAATATTGATCAAGGTGTGGGTGTTCGTGCCGTTAGCGGTGAGAAAACGGGTTTTGCCTATTCCGATCAAATTACGCTTGCAGCGCTAACGCAAAGCGCCAGCGCTGCCCGCAGTATTGTTCGTGAGCAGGGAAATGGCCAATCGCATATGCTCGGTGCTGTGGTGAATCGCCAGTTGTATCCGTCTGCCGATCCACTACAAAGCCTGACGAGGGAAGAGAAAATTGCGCTGTTACACCGCGTGGATAGCGTTGCGCGTGCTGCCGATAAGCGAGTACAGGAAGTGAGTGCCAGCCTGAGCGGCATTTATGAGATGGTGCTGGTTGCGGCAACGGATGGGACTCTGGCGGCGGATGTCCGTCCTCTGGTTCGACTTTCTATCAGCGTTCAGGCAGAGGAGGATGGTAAGCGCGAGCGGGGTGCCAGCGGCGGCGGCGGGCGTTTTGGCTATGAATTTTTCCTGGCGGATGAATCGGGCGAAATGCGTGCAGAGGCCTGGGCGCGAGAAGCAGTTCGTATGGCGCTGGTCAATCTGAGTGCGGTAGCCGCACCAGCCGGAGCCTTACCTGTGGTGCTGGGTGCTGGTTGGCCCGGTGTTCTGTTGCATGAAGCGGTGGGCCACGGGCTGGAAGGTGATTTTAACCGCCGCGGGACGTCAGTTTTCAGCGGGCAGCTGGGACAGCGGGTCGCGTCGGAGCTGTGTACCGTAGTCGACGATGGCACCCTTGACGGTTTGCGTGGCTCACTGGCGGTGGATGATGAAGGCGTACCGGGGCAGTACAACGTACTGATTGAAAATGGCATTCTGAAAGGCTACATGCAGGACAAGCTGAATGCCCGGCTGATGGGCGTTAACCCTACTGGTAATGGTCGCCGGGAATCTTATGCGCATCTGCCCATGCCGCGCATGACTAACACCTATATGCTTGCCGGGAAGTCAACTCCCCAGGATATTATCGAAAGCGTAGAATACGGACTTTTTGCGCCCAATTTTGGTGGTGGTCAGGTTGATATCACCTCCGGTAAATTTGTTTTCTCGACCTCTGAAGCCTATATGATTGAAAAAGGTAAAGTGACCAGACCGGTGAAAGGGGCAACGCTTATTGGTTCCGGCATTGAGGCTATGCAGCAAATCTCAATGGTGGGTAATGACCTTGCACTGGACAAAGGTGTTGGTGTGTGTGGCAAAGAAGGGCAAAGTTTGCCGGTCGGCGTCGGACAGCCAACGCTGAAGCTGGACAAAATCACCGTGGGCGGCACCGCCTGA
- the aaeX gene encoding p-hydroxybenzoic acid efflux pump operon protein AaeX, whose translation MSVLPVIIIFGISFPPLFFEIIVSLMLFWLVCRLLTPTGIYDLVWHPALFNTALWCCLFYLVSRLFV comes from the coding sequence ATGAGCGTGCTTCCGGTTATCATCATATTTGGGATCTCTTTCCCGCCCCTTTTCTTTGAAATCATTGTGTCACTGATGCTGTTCTGGCTGGTGTGCCGCTTGCTCACACCTACCGGGATCTATGACCTGGTCTGGCACCCTGCATTGTTCAATACAGCACTCTGGTGCTGCCTGTTCTACCTGGTTTCCCGCTTGTTTGTCTGA
- the aaeA gene encoding p-hydroxybenzoic acid efflux pump subunit AaeA gives MKALTRKISRFAITLILVILAVIVIFQAWVFYTESPWTRDAKFTADVVAIAPDVSGLISDVQVRDNQLVKKDQVLFVIDKSRYQQTLGEAEADVAYYQALLDEKRREAFRRNKLGVSAISREAIDQANNDYQVSEQQLAKALATRDTARLDLERTVVKAPADGWVTNLNVYRGEFITRCSTAVALVQQHTFYILAYMEETKLKGVRPGYRVEITPLGSTQVLYGTVDSVAAGVTNSSSTVDSKGMATIDSNLEWVRLAQRIPVRIHLDRQPGNLYPAGTTATVVVTGAQDRQPEQKPAFIKLMQRLREFG, from the coding sequence GTGAAAGCACTAACTAGAAAAATCTCCCGATTTGCCATAACGCTCATTCTGGTCATCCTGGCTGTGATTGTCATTTTCCAGGCATGGGTGTTTTACACTGAATCACCATGGACCCGTGATGCCAAATTCACTGCCGACGTGGTAGCGATTGCCCCCGACGTTAGCGGTTTAATTTCTGACGTGCAGGTGCGTGATAACCAGCTGGTTAAAAAAGATCAGGTGCTGTTTGTCATCGACAAGTCTCGCTACCAGCAGACGCTGGGTGAGGCAGAGGCGGATGTGGCCTATTACCAGGCGCTGTTGGATGAAAAGCGCCGGGAAGCATTCCGTCGCAACAAACTCGGCGTGTCGGCTATATCACGAGAAGCGATCGATCAGGCCAATAATGACTATCAGGTCAGTGAACAACAGTTGGCAAAGGCCCTTGCCACCCGCGACACAGCCAGACTGGATTTGGAGCGCACGGTCGTTAAGGCTCCCGCAGACGGTTGGGTGACTAATCTTAACGTTTATCGTGGTGAATTCATTACGCGTTGCTCCACTGCCGTCGCACTGGTTCAGCAGCACACTTTCTACATCCTGGCCTATATGGAAGAAACCAAGCTTAAGGGCGTGCGCCCCGGCTATCGTGTCGAAATCACACCATTGGGCAGCACTCAGGTGCTGTATGGTACTGTCGATAGCGTTGCTGCCGGGGTAACGAACAGCAGCAGCACGGTGGATAGCAAAGGAATGGCGACCATTGACTCGAATCTTGAATGGGTCCGCTTGGCCCAACGCATACCGGTGCGTATTCATCTCGATCGGCAGCCCGGCAATCTTTATCCTGCGGGTACCACTGCAACCGTCGTGGTCACAGGTGCACAAGACCGTCAGCCTGAGCAAAAACCGGCCTTCATAAAACTAATGCAACGTCTGCGCGAGTTTGGTTAA
- the aaeB gene encoding p-hydroxybenzoic acid efflux pump subunit AaeB, translating to MEWYRLRFPAKITFAILLALFIGFHFNLETPRWAVMTACIVAGGTAFAAGGDPFSGALRHRGMLRIIGTFLGCIAALAIMIATIRAPALMLLLCCIWTGFCVWLSSLIKVENSYALGLAGYTALIIVVSVNANGSVLLAPQFAIERCSEIIIGIVCAILADMLFSPRSIKQDIDREIDALLVDQYKLMQVCVAPGEKEDVDKAWTGLVRRTTALNLMRTHLMMESGRWHRIERRMRALNTLSLTLITQACETYLIQNTRQEYIPPQFHLFFEKPVENIADVHKNMKVMRRVITASGTKNMPVTIGNWVVAATRYLLLLKGIHTNSSISRIEEDVLAGEPVIKMRSAESRHALINGLRTFVATATGSLFWLWSGWTSGSGAMVMIAVITALAMRMPNPLMMVKDFLYGMIVAIPLGSLYYMMIMPATQQSMLLLSIALGVMAFIGGMLIQRRQVGTLGALVGTINILTLDNPMTFKVSSFLDSALGQAIGGFLALLVILLIRDNSKARTGRTLLNRFMYSAVSAMTTNQARRRENHLPVLYHQLFMLLNMFPGDINKFRIALLLIISHQRLCNADIPVNSDLSAFHKQLRQTADRVIAARNDVKRRDSFLRLLAELDIYQEKLCYYDAPFSVTESVHRLAGMLRKYQNTLIQI from the coding sequence ATGGAATGGTATCGTTTACGGTTTCCGGCGAAGATAACATTTGCCATTTTACTGGCGCTGTTTATTGGCTTTCATTTTAATCTTGAGACGCCACGCTGGGCGGTGATGACCGCCTGTATTGTTGCCGGAGGAACGGCATTTGCGGCAGGAGGCGACCCGTTCTCCGGGGCGCTGCGCCATCGGGGAATGCTGCGTATTATTGGTACTTTCCTTGGCTGTATTGCTGCTCTGGCCATCATGATTGCTACCATCCGGGCTCCGGCGTTAATGTTGTTACTGTGCTGCATCTGGACGGGGTTCTGTGTCTGGCTTTCATCGCTGATTAAGGTTGAAAACTCTTATGCCTTAGGGCTTGCCGGCTATACCGCACTGATTATTGTTGTTAGCGTGAATGCCAATGGTTCAGTACTGCTTGCTCCGCAGTTTGCCATTGAACGCTGTAGCGAAATTATCATCGGCATTGTTTGTGCCATCCTGGCTGACATGTTGTTTTCACCACGCTCAATCAAACAGGATATTGATCGTGAAATCGATGCGTTATTAGTCGATCAATATAAACTGATGCAGGTTTGCGTCGCGCCTGGCGAAAAAGAAGACGTTGATAAAGCCTGGACCGGGCTGGTGCGTCGCACTACGGCGTTGAACCTGATGCGTACCCATTTAATGATGGAATCGGGCCGATGGCACAGGATTGAGCGGCGGATGCGTGCGCTCAATACGCTATCCCTCACGTTGATCACTCAGGCTTGTGAAACCTATCTGATTCAGAATACCCGGCAGGAATATATACCGCCGCAATTTCATCTTTTTTTTGAAAAACCGGTGGAAAACATCGCTGATGTTCATAAGAACATGAAGGTTATGCGGCGGGTGATCACGGCCAGCGGCACCAAAAATATGCCGGTCACTATTGGTAACTGGGTGGTCGCTGCAACACGCTACCTGCTGTTGTTAAAAGGGATTCATACCAACAGCAGCATTAGCCGCATTGAAGAGGATGTACTGGCTGGCGAGCCAGTGATCAAAATGCGTTCCGCAGAATCCCGGCATGCGTTAATTAACGGATTACGCACTTTTGTGGCAACCGCCACGGGCTCATTGTTCTGGCTGTGGAGCGGCTGGACTTCCGGTAGCGGCGCGATGGTAATGATTGCGGTGATCACCGCACTGGCGATGAGAATGCCGAATCCATTGATGATGGTGAAGGATTTTCTTTACGGCATGATCGTCGCGATCCCACTGGGTTCGCTCTATTACATGATGATCATGCCCGCTACGCAGCAGAGTATGCTACTGCTCAGTATTGCGCTGGGTGTCATGGCGTTTATTGGTGGAATGCTGATTCAGCGCCGTCAGGTCGGTACGTTGGGGGCGCTGGTTGGCACCATTAATATTCTTACCCTCGATAATCCGATGACCTTCAAAGTCAGCTCTTTTCTCGATAGCGCTCTGGGGCAGGCCATTGGCGGTTTCCTGGCTCTTCTGGTGATTTTGTTAATTCGTGATAACAGTAAAGCCCGCACTGGCCGAACATTGCTCAACCGTTTTATGTATTCTGCCGTATCTGCGATGACCACCAATCAGGCACGTCGGCGGGAAAATCATCTGCCAGTGCTTTATCACCAGCTGTTCATGCTGCTGAATATGTTTCCAGGCGATATCAATAAATTTCGCATTGCCCTGCTGCTGATTATCAGTCATCAGCGCCTGTGTAATGCCGATATTCCGGTGAACAGCGACCTCTCTGCATTTCATAAACAGCTGAGGCAAACGGCCGATCGCGTGATTGCCGCACGCAACGATGTTAAACGTCGCGACTCTTTTCTGCGTTTACTGGCTGAACTGGACATCTATCAGGAAAAGCTATGCTACTACGATGCGCCATTCAGCGTCACCGAATCCGTCCACCGCCTTGCGGGAATGCTCAGGAAATATCAAAACACACTGATTCAAATTTGA
- a CDS encoding barstar family protein — protein sequence MRKETFDFKEITDQGNFYRHFNACFALNDLSASDLDTLWDAIASGRLPIPLEIEFIHLTSVQRRRYGALILLFDEAEEEQEGQLCFNLK from the coding sequence ATGAGAAAAGAGACTTTCGATTTTAAAGAAATTACCGATCAGGGCAATTTTTATCGTCACTTTAATGCGTGTTTTGCATTGAATGACCTGTCTGCCAGCGATCTGGATACCTTATGGGATGCAATAGCATCGGGAAGGTTACCTATACCTTTGGAAATTGAATTTATTCATCTGACCAGTGTGCAAAGACGGCGATATGGCGCACTTATTCTGCTTTTTGACGAGGCTGAAGAGGAGCAGGAGGGGCAACTCTGCTTTAACCTGAAATAA
- the argR gene encoding transcriptional regulator ArgR: MRNSSKQDDLVKAFKALLREEKFSSQGEIVTVLQEQGFENINQSKVSRMLTKFGAVRTRNAKMEMVYCLPTELGVPTTTSPLKNLVLDIDYNDALIVIHTSPGAAQLIARMLDSLGKPEGILGTIAGDDTIFITPVRHTNVRKLLDSVLILFEQEL; encoded by the coding sequence ATGCGCAACTCTTCAAAACAAGATGACTTGGTCAAAGCCTTCAAGGCCCTTTTAAGAGAAGAGAAATTCAGCTCTCAAGGGGAAATTGTGACGGTATTACAGGAACAAGGCTTCGAAAATATTAATCAGTCAAAAGTGTCACGTATGCTGACAAAATTTGGCGCGGTGCGTACCCGAAACGCCAAAATGGAAATGGTCTACTGCCTCCCCACTGAACTGGGCGTGCCAACGACCACCAGCCCGCTTAAAAACTTAGTGCTTGATATTGACTACAATGATGCCTTGATCGTTATTCACACCAGCCCGGGAGCAGCACAACTCATTGCCAGGATGCTTGACTCTTTAGGTAAACCAGAAGGGATTCTAGGCACCATTGCAGGTGATGATACGATATTCATCACGCCAGTAAGGCACACCAATGTTCGTAAACTGCTTGATTCGGTACTCATTTTATTTGAACAAGAGTTATAA
- the mdh gene encoding malate dehydrogenase, translating into MKVAVLGAAGGIGQALALLLKTQLPAGSELSLYDIAPVTPGVAVDLSHIPTAVHIKGFSGEDATPALQGADVVLISAGVARKPGMDRSDLFNVNAGIVRNLIEQVASTCPKALIGIITNPVNTTVAIAAEVLKKAGVYDKNKLFGVTTLDIIRSNTFVAELKGKNPAELNVPVVGGHSGVTILPLLSQIPGVRFTDQEAADLTKRIQNAGTEVVEAKAGGGSATLSMGQAAAQFGLSLVRALSGEENVVECAYVEGDGEHARFFSQPLLLGKNGIVERKDLGNLSAYEQQSLAGMLSTLKGDIVLGENFVK; encoded by the coding sequence ATGAAAGTTGCAGTTCTCGGCGCAGCTGGCGGTATTGGCCAGGCCCTCGCACTTCTGCTCAAAACCCAGCTTCCGGCAGGTTCCGAACTCTCCCTTTATGATATCGCTCCAGTCACACCAGGTGTTGCCGTTGATTTGAGCCACATTCCTACCGCAGTCCACATTAAAGGCTTCAGTGGTGAAGATGCTACACCTGCGTTGCAGGGGGCGGATGTGGTATTGATTTCCGCTGGTGTGGCGCGTAAGCCAGGTATGGACCGCTCAGATTTATTTAATGTTAATGCGGGTATCGTTCGTAATCTTATTGAACAGGTCGCATCTACCTGCCCAAAAGCACTTATTGGCATTATCACAAACCCCGTTAATACCACTGTGGCGATTGCGGCAGAAGTACTTAAAAAAGCGGGGGTTTACGACAAAAACAAGCTTTTTGGTGTCACCACGCTGGATATTATCCGTTCAAATACCTTTGTGGCTGAACTGAAGGGTAAAAATCCAGCAGAACTGAACGTTCCTGTTGTGGGCGGCCATTCTGGTGTCACCATTCTACCGTTGCTCTCACAGATCCCGGGTGTACGTTTCACTGACCAGGAAGCTGCTGATTTGACTAAACGTATTCAAAATGCCGGAACTGAAGTTGTCGAAGCAAAGGCGGGTGGAGGCTCTGCCACACTGTCAATGGGGCAGGCAGCGGCTCAGTTTGGTCTGTCTCTTGTGCGTGCGCTCAGTGGTGAAGAAAATGTTGTTGAATGTGCGTACGTTGAAGGTGATGGCGAGCATGCACGTTTCTTCTCACAGCCTCTGCTTCTGGGTAAAAATGGCATCGTAGAGCGAAAAGATTTAGGTAACCTGAGCGCTTATGAGCAGCAGTCATTAGCAGGTATGCTCAGTACGTTGAAAGGCGATATTGTTTTGGGCGAAAATTTCGTTAAATAA
- the degS gene encoding outer membrane-stress sensor serine endopeptidase DegS: MLPKLLRSVLLGLAVSGILLVAIPTLRISNDLFSHKDGTPDEAPVSYNPAVRRAAPAVVNVYNRSANASADNLEIRTLGSGVIMDGRGYILTNRHVIKDADQIIVALQDGRIFEAMLVGSDSMTDLAVLKITASALPVIPINVKRTVHIGDLVMAIGNPYNIGQTVTQGIISATGRVGLSPSRYQNFLQTDASINKGNSGGALINSLGELMGINTLSFDKSNDGETPEGIGFAIPTALAVKIMDKLIRDGRVIRGFIGISGREIPQIHRQNASLDHIQGIVVTNVAQGGPAAKAGLQVNDVIVNVNNKPAISALETMDQVAEIRPGTVIELDIIRNDKTLTLPVTVLEYPAT; this comes from the coding sequence ATGCTCCCTAAACTATTGCGTTCAGTGCTCCTTGGCCTTGCTGTGTCTGGCATACTGCTGGTTGCGATACCGACGCTGAGAATCAGCAACGACCTGTTCTCGCACAAGGATGGTACCCCTGACGAAGCGCCTGTCAGTTACAACCCGGCGGTAAGACGCGCGGCACCTGCGGTGGTGAATGTTTATAACCGAAGCGCCAATGCGTCGGCTGATAACCTTGAGATTCGCACCCTCGGATCTGGCGTGATAATGGATGGAAGGGGTTATATTTTAACCAACCGCCATGTCATCAAGGACGCTGACCAAATCATTGTTGCGCTACAGGACGGCCGTATTTTTGAAGCCATGCTGGTTGGCTCTGACAGCATGACTGACCTTGCCGTTCTTAAAATTACCGCATCAGCCCTACCCGTTATTCCAATTAATGTAAAACGTACCGTTCACATCGGCGATTTGGTCATGGCGATCGGTAACCCTTATAACATCGGCCAGACCGTCACCCAGGGGATTATCAGTGCAACAGGACGCGTTGGGCTGAGTCCATCACGCTACCAAAATTTTTTGCAGACTGACGCTTCGATTAACAAAGGTAATTCAGGGGGGGCGCTCATCAATTCTCTGGGTGAGCTGATGGGCATCAATACGCTTTCATTTGATAAAAGTAATGACGGTGAAACACCAGAAGGTATCGGCTTTGCGATCCCTACCGCCCTGGCGGTAAAAATCATGGATAAATTAATTCGCGATGGGCGGGTGATACGCGGTTTTATTGGTATAAGCGGACGAGAGATCCCACAAATACACCGACAAAATGCCAGTCTGGATCATATTCAGGGAATTGTGGTTACGAATGTTGCTCAAGGCGGCCCAGCGGCTAAAGCAGGCTTGCAGGTAAATGATGTAATCGTAAACGTAAATAATAAACCTGCAATATCGGCGCTTGAAACCATGGATCAGGTCGCTGAAATTCGCCCAGGCACAGTCATTGAGCTCGATATTATTCGTAATGACAAAACATTGACGTTACCCGTTACGGTGCTGGAATATCCGGCAACGTAA